Proteins from one Deinococcus sp. AB2017081 genomic window:
- a CDS encoding type I restriction endonuclease subunit R translates to MTRTADFREIVSSQLPALAELINLGYTYLTPEEALARRRGRRGQVILTDVLLESLSRLNRVRYLDRELPFTPEGLQKAADQLLTLPFESQYSTAQVAYDLLTLGTSVEQVVDGDRKAFSVRYIDWAVPANNTWHVTEEFEVERSGSTRTRRPDIVVFCNGIPLAVIECKRPDNNGPVEEAISQMLRNHAREEIPLLYAFSQVLMAAAQNEAKYGTTGADARFWATWREEDPGVTAHLPTVVGTPLPAAIRRRILGWREEPLRSRLGGAWSEGPRLASTQDDLIASLLAPARLLEFIRGFIVFDAGVKKAARYQQYYAVKEVVARVQERTPSGSRRGGVVWHTTGSGKSLTMVMLARALTYVPGILAPRVVLVTDRVDLDQQIKDTFKNTGAAVVQARDGRHLIGLLSSERTQVITTVLDKFETCQREGLKVDSADVFVLVDESHRSQYGKANALMRAVLPNACMIGFTGTPLLKKEKSTAEKFGGIIHAYSMARAVQDEAVTPLKYEARHAELRGAQEQIDRWFERVTRTLTEAQRADVKRQFQTSHAVLGATSRLEEIAYDIGEHYARTYQGRGLKAQFAVSNKLDAVRYKKIFDRWGRVRTALIMSPPDTREGRDTVDEADVPEVQAFWRDMMNRYGTEQRYQESVIGAFKGDGEPELLIVVDKLLTGFDAPSNAVLYLDKRLREHNILQAIARVNRLYAGKDFGLIVDYRGIFNELQGALDIYAALEAEGFDPADVAGTLEGVDVEIGLLPTRHGHVWDVFAGVDRGDLEALQRHLEPQDRRDAFYEALAAFAKTLQLALSTPSFLDATPEAQQHVYVRDLRFFLNLRTTVKRRYGESVDFGPLEDQLRKLVQEHVGADSVVQLSEPVSLFDLQASEEELLTTEGEAARADTMASRIRRAVTERMEQDPTFYKRLSELVDEAIADHRAQRLSDLEYLRRAEELTRLARDRGETEGDPRLRGREGARAYRGLLQDSLGETLAAVPELEEHLTVAALVFEQEIERQKIRDWHHNTGVRNRMMDAMDDHLYALEKQTATRIPHSVRDALFEKVLSVARHRDGHQASA, encoded by the coding sequence ATGACGCGCACCGCCGATTTCCGTGAGATCGTCTCCAGTCAGCTTCCCGCCCTGGCGGAACTGATCAACCTCGGGTACACGTACCTGACCCCGGAGGAGGCCCTGGCGCGCCGCCGCGGCCGGCGCGGACAGGTGATCCTCACGGACGTGCTGCTGGAGAGCCTCTCCCGGCTCAACCGGGTGCGGTACCTGGATCGCGAGTTGCCCTTCACGCCGGAGGGCCTACAGAAGGCCGCGGATCAGCTGCTCACGCTGCCGTTCGAGTCGCAGTACAGCACCGCGCAGGTGGCGTACGACCTCCTGACGCTGGGTACCAGCGTGGAGCAGGTCGTGGACGGCGACCGCAAGGCCTTCAGCGTGCGGTACATCGACTGGGCGGTACCGGCGAACAACACCTGGCACGTCACCGAGGAGTTCGAGGTGGAGCGCAGCGGCTCGACCCGCACCCGCCGGCCGGACATCGTGGTGTTCTGCAACGGCATCCCGCTGGCCGTGATCGAGTGCAAGCGCCCGGACAATAACGGCCCCGTGGAAGAGGCGATCTCCCAGATGCTGCGCAACCACGCCCGCGAGGAGATCCCGCTGCTCTACGCCTTCTCGCAGGTGCTCATGGCCGCCGCGCAGAACGAGGCGAAGTACGGCACGACCGGCGCGGACGCGCGGTTCTGGGCGACGTGGCGGGAGGAGGATCCCGGCGTCACCGCGCACCTGCCCACCGTGGTCGGCACGCCCCTCCCGGCCGCGATCCGGCGGAGGATCCTCGGGTGGCGCGAGGAACCGCTGCGCTCGCGACTTGGCGGCGCGTGGTCGGAGGGCCCGCGCCTCGCCAGCACCCAGGACGACCTGATCGCGTCGCTGCTGGCCCCGGCGCGGCTGCTGGAGTTCATCCGCGGGTTCATCGTGTTCGACGCGGGCGTGAAGAAGGCGGCGCGCTACCAGCAGTATTACGCGGTGAAGGAGGTCGTGGCGCGCGTGCAGGAGCGCACGCCCTCCGGCAGCCGGCGCGGCGGGGTCGTGTGGCACACGACGGGCAGCGGGAAGAGCCTGACCATGGTGATGCTCGCCCGGGCCCTCACGTATGTGCCGGGCATCCTCGCGCCGCGCGTGGTGCTGGTCACAGACCGGGTCGATCTCGACCAGCAGATCAAGGACACCTTCAAGAACACCGGCGCGGCGGTCGTGCAGGCCCGCGACGGCCGGCACCTGATCGGCCTGCTGTCCTCGGAGCGCACGCAGGTCATCACGACCGTGCTCGACAAGTTCGAAACCTGCCAGCGTGAGGGCCTCAAGGTGGACAGCGCCGACGTTTTCGTCCTGGTCGATGAATCGCACCGCAGTCAGTACGGGAAGGCGAATGCCCTGATGCGCGCCGTGCTGCCAAACGCCTGCATGATCGGCTTCACGGGCACGCCCCTGCTGAAGAAGGAGAAGAGCACGGCCGAGAAGTTCGGCGGGATCATTCACGCGTACTCCATGGCCCGCGCGGTGCAAGACGAGGCGGTCACGCCGCTGAAGTACGAGGCGCGGCACGCGGAACTGCGCGGCGCACAGGAGCAGATCGACCGCTGGTTCGAGCGGGTGACGCGCACCCTGACCGAGGCGCAGCGCGCGGACGTCAAGCGGCAGTTCCAGACGTCCCACGCGGTGCTCGGGGCGACGTCCCGCCTGGAGGAAATCGCGTACGACATCGGCGAGCACTACGCCCGCACGTACCAGGGCCGCGGCCTGAAGGCGCAGTTCGCGGTGAGCAACAAGCTCGACGCGGTGCGGTACAAGAAGATCTTCGACCGCTGGGGGCGCGTCCGTACCGCGCTGATCATGAGCCCCCCGGACACCCGTGAGGGCCGCGACACCGTCGACGAGGCGGACGTGCCGGAAGTGCAGGCCTTCTGGCGGGACATGATGAACCGGTACGGCACCGAGCAGCGCTACCAGGAGAGCGTCATCGGTGCCTTCAAGGGCGACGGCGAACCCGAGTTGCTGATCGTGGTCGACAAACTGCTGACCGGCTTCGATGCGCCCAGCAACGCGGTGCTGTACCTCGACAAGCGCCTGAGGGAGCACAACATCCTGCAGGCCATCGCCCGCGTGAACCGCCTGTACGCCGGCAAGGACTTCGGCCTGATCGTCGACTACCGCGGCATCTTCAACGAGCTCCAGGGCGCGCTGGACATCTACGCGGCCCTGGAGGCGGAGGGCTTCGACCCGGCGGACGTCGCGGGCACGCTGGAGGGCGTGGACGTCGAGATCGGCCTGTTACCCACTCGGCACGGGCACGTGTGGGACGTCTTCGCCGGCGTCGACCGCGGCGATCTGGAGGCCCTGCAGCGCCACCTGGAACCCCAGGATCGCCGGGACGCGTTCTACGAGGCGCTGGCGGCCTTCGCGAAGACCCTGCAGCTGGCACTGAGCACGCCCAGCTTCCTGGACGCAACCCCGGAGGCGCAGCAGCACGTGTACGTGCGTGACCTGCGGTTCTTCCTGAACCTCCGCACGACCGTGAAGCGCCGGTACGGGGAGAGCGTGGACTTCGGCCCACTCGAGGATCAGCTGCGCAAACTCGTGCAGGAGCATGTCGGCGCGGACAGCGTCGTGCAGCTCAGCGAGCCGGTCAGCCTGTTCGACCTGCAGGCGTCCGAGGAAGAACTCCTCACCACCGAGGGCGAGGCGGCCCGCGCGGACACCATGGCTAGCCGTATCCGCCGGGCCGTGACCGAGCGGATGGAGCAGGATCCCACCTTCTACAAGCGGCTCTCGGAACTCGTCGATGAGGCGATCGCCGACCACCGCGCGCAGCGCCTGAGCGACCTGGAATACCTGCGCCGCGCCGAGGAACTCACCCGCCTCGCCCGCGACCGCGGCGAGACCGAGGGGGATCCCCGGCTGCGCGGCCGGGAGGGGGCCCGCGCGTACCGAGGCCTGCTGCAGGACAGCCTGGGGGAGACGCTCGCGGCCGTGCCGGAGCTGGAGGAGCACCTCACGGTGGCGGCGCTGGTCTTCGAGCAGGAGATCGAACGCCAGAAGATCCGCGATTGGCACCACAACACGGGCGTCCGGAACCGCATGATGGACGCGATGGACGACCACCTGTACGCCCTCGAGAAGCAGACCGCAACGCGCATCCCGCACTCGGTGCGCGACGCGCTGTTCGAAAAAGTCCTGTCGGTCGCCCGGCACCGCGATGGGCACCAGGCGAGCGCGTGA